One region of Citrus sinensis cultivar Valencia sweet orange chromosome 6, DVS_A1.0, whole genome shotgun sequence genomic DNA includes:
- the LOC102617201 gene encoding thioredoxin-like protein AAED1, chloroplastic encodes MATSLSTAISPNTTVRFNRLTNPAPTRMLPNQSPLWRPRHWNKTLKLSPRRPSHVIASAVSESPPSVSEDTKNLLDTVKVYDVNGNAIPISDLWKDRKAVVAFARHFGCVLCRKRADYLAAKKDVMDASGVALVLIGPGSVEQARTFSEQTKFKGEVYADPNHSSYEALSFVSGVLVTFTPKAGLKIIQSYMEGYRQDWKLSFERDTVSRGGWQQGGIIVAGPGKSNISYIHRDKEAGDDPDIQDILKACCS; translated from the exons ATGGCGACCTCTCTCTCAACAGCCATCTCCCCTAACACTACTGTACGATTCAACAGACTCACTAATCCCGCCCCGACACGTATGCTCCCCAACCAATCACCACTCTGGCGACCACGTCACTggaataaaacattaaaactcTCGCCGCGGCGGCCAAGCCACGTCATCGCCTCCGCAGTCTCTGAGTCTCCTCCTTCTGTGAGCGAAGATACTAAAAATTTACTAGACACAGTGAAAGTGTACGATGTAAACGGAAACGCAATTCCAATTTCCGATTTGTGGAAAGACCGAAAAGCCGTCGTCGCATTTGCTCGCCACTTCGG ATGTGTGCTTTGCCGCAAGCGAGCTGATTATCTTGCCGCCAAGAAG GATGTGATGGATGCATCTGGAGTGGCACTTGTTTTAATTGGACCTGGTAGCGTTGAACAG GCAAGGACTTTCTCTGagcaaacaaaattcaaaggaG AAGTTTATGCAGATCCTAACCACTCATCTTATGAGGCACTAAGCTTTGTTTCGGGGGTCTTAGTCACATTTACTCCCAAA GCAGGCCTTAAGATAATACAATCCTATATGGAGGGATATCGACAAGACTGGAAGCTTTCATTTGAAAGGGATACTGTGAGCCGAGGTGGCTG GCAGCAAGGTGGAATTATAGTTGCAGGTCCCGGTAAAAGTAACATCTCATACATTCACAGG GATAAAGAAGCTGGGGATGATCCAGATATTCAGGATATACTGAAAGCGTGTTGCTCATGA